In the Ptychodera flava strain L36383 chromosome 1, AS_Pfla_20210202, whole genome shotgun sequence genome, AGTTTCTAGTTCATCATCTAATGCTACTCTCTGCTGTCTTTTATTGATCTTAAATTTACCATAtactcttttttttctaaattgtcCCCACATCTTTGTTCTGAACATCTGTGGAAATGTATGGTTAAGTTCGTCCCTGTCGGAAGCTGGACAGGTGTAACCATCttgtatatgcaaattaggtaaagACCTGGACAGTATTTGAGTTTCTACAGAGTTTATCGCTGTGTCATCCTTGGATAACATTCTCCTGTACATTCCCCTAGCATTCCtgtttttctgatattttacatttttaatatcatTATCTGTTACAATTCTACCCttactactgtctatggttacacAGATATTGTCAGCTTGTTTCTCataaacattttcttcaaagttTTCATTGCCATCACAGTCACGTCCCTCAAAGTTTAGTGTCACATCTTCAACACGTAGAATCTCATTGATATTTTCTTCACAGATTGTCCCAATGTGATCTCCAACATTGTCTGGTGACTGTTTCCCTTGAATTCCCTGTACACTTTCAGAATGGTTTTGCCCATCTTCTGTGTTGTTTACATCACCCCCATTTTCTTCAATGGTTTCTCCCTCACTGTCTTCATAGATGTCTTCCAAATTTCCTGTATAGATTCCATCTTGTTGTCTGGCAAAAATTCCAATTCCACTAACACCGTTACCATGGATTCCATTAACATCATTTCCATGGATTCCACTGATACTGTTGGCATGGATAGTGTCTCCATGGATTCTTTCTCCATGGATTTCACTGGCTCCCTCTCCATGGATTTCGATAAGACcattatcatggatgacatcatcatcagtGCTATCTTCATGGAATCTCTCCACATCATCTTCATATTCATTCCGGTCTTCAAATCCAACAACAACACTTTCTTCAAGGACTTCATCTTCATAAATTCCATTCTGGTCTTCAAATCCAACAACCAAACTCTCTTCAAGGACCTCACCTCCGTACCCATCACAATACATCCCACTTTCTTTGCTGACGGTCAAAACTTCATCAGAGATCAATCTGTCCTGATTTTCATCAATATTATCCAGGGTGTCAATATAGCCACCATTCTGCAATAAAGTATCAGATTGTTCATCACTCTCATAATCTCCTGCTTCGTCATTTTCATACAATCCGTCATCTTCAGATATTTCACTGATATTCCCAGGAGAGATATCTTTCATGTTATCTTCATAGAGTTCATCACTATCAGTATCTTCCAAATAGATAGCAGCACTGCCAATGCCATCAATGTCAACATCAATGAACTGCTTTGATGATCCGACAACCAACCTTTCTTCATGGACTTCACCTGTGTCATCGTTATACAATTCTTCATCTGTGCTGTACATATCTCCTTGATGATCATCTTGATCATAGATTGCTAAACTCTCTTCATCGATTTCCAAGTTACCATCACAGCCACTCTCCATACATTCTTGATAGCTGACTGTTTCTTCATAGATGTCACCCAAATATTCCAAGGAAGTACTCTCAACACGCTCTTCAAATATTTCTGTGTCGTCATTAGTACATACTACTGTATTTTCCTGGTAACCATGGGTTACTGTTTTGTATACTGTATCATTTGTCATACTGACATCAATGACATCATTCCCAATATTTTCATCACTGCCAGTTGCATCCTTAAAttggttgccatggttacttCTCACAACACTTTTGCTGAGAAAGTTTGCTGTATAATTGCTGACAGCATTATGATCAATCTGATTTTCATCAGATAGTTTCTCCGTATCGTGTGTTCCACCAGAGAATGCATCGTCAGAGAAGCAGCCCTGTCTCATCCATTGGTCTGTGTCAACTGATGATGGAGATTTAAGGATGAAGTTATCTAATCTGGCAAAGATATTTTgtggtttaagtctttcattgtcACTTTGATCTCCAGTATTTCCACACTGCTCCTGATGAGTTGAGTTGTCATCAGCGCCactatcccacaatgcattgtacATATCAACTACTACATTTTTCAGCAAATGAGGCAAAATCATCAGCTTGTCCTTAGCCTCACTTTCAGAGTTATTCATCACAGTCTCTTCATTCATTTCTGATGTTTTTCCTGCAACAAATGACAGAACTGATAATTATGTAGAAACTGTTACTTCATGTacatttgttaaaataattttaaattagtGATTTTTCAGTCACACAAATATTGCggtcaatttgtttttaatataaaatataatttttgcaaAAGTGAAAAGCAGCAACGGGAAATTTTCTCATGAGATTTGTGAATATTTCTTGCATATGACCCTTTGCTATTACTATCCCTTGTCACCCAAAACCCTTTGTCAATACCATCCCCTGCAAATAAATTCATCGTTTTGGCCAAATCATAGACCCTGGTCTATGGCCAAACCATAGACCATAGAGTCTATGgccaaccatagaccctagtcTATGgccaaaccatagaccctagagtctatggtcaaactttgCAGCTTAAAGAGGCAATAACtgtaacttgtgatattttcattGGTTTGTTCTTTAAAATCAAATCATTTTCTACTTTCctcaaaatcatgttgaaatacaaaagaTTATCAATGCACACATCATACTGTATACATTATGCTGATTTGTTGTTGTTAGAAAATGACTTGTGGTTCAGAAAATTCACCTGACAACATGAACATTTATAATTATACCAACCATATTGATAAACTGAACACTAGATATTTTGTCATGACTTTTGGAGCTGAACAAGAAATTAGTTTGACAcactgatcaaatgtgatggaAAATACACCAatatataaattaatatttattaatttatatattaatattccaataatattgcatgttttcaacagcttttgGACGGCGTACAGTCAATACAGAACTTTAACCTTTTGCCTTTCTCTTTGATCTAAGTAACTGTGGACAGTTGCTGACGTGACACATTTTAactacaaaatcaacaaaatttattatgGTGCAAACTCTAAAAACATCAACATATCTCATTCTTAGTAGTATTCAAAGTgtttcaaatatgaaattttaagaAAAAGCACAAAGGAAAAACATGGAGTGTACAGTCTAGATTTCTAAGTTggcataaatttgaaaaaacatcTTTTAATTATCCACATTATGCTGATAATCAGTATAATACTCTGTGCAGAACAGTTGATTCCTTTGGGTTTTTCAATATTGATGTTTTAATTGGCCTGgtaaattgtaataaacatACCTCAGTTTCTAATTACATCATAACACACACAGGTTAGTTTCTAActacaatgtaatttttttgtcagtttttaacAACATTGTAACACAAACATTGGTCAGTTTCTAACTACAATGTAACAAACAAAGGTCAGTTTTAACTACAATGTAACAAACAAAGGTCAGTTTCTAACTACAATGTAACAAACAAAGGTCAGTTTCTAACTACAATGTAACAAACAAAGGTCAGTTTCTAACTACATTGTAACACACATAGGTCAGTTTTTAACTACAATATAACACACAAAGGTCAGTTTTAACTAAATTGTAAAACATAGGTCAGTTTTTAAAGTACACTGTAAGTGTCAGTGTAACATCCTTGTCAACATTTTTGTATTCTTTTATGTTTGTGGTTagtatttttatgacatttaatATTTTCCCTGCTCCATTaactgcatttttattgtttataagTCTACTTCTACAGGCAGCCTGTTGGTAGCACTTATTTCCTGTAGAATTCCTTTGCTGACTTATTAACTTATTGAATTCACCAACATTGCTGTCTGTCTTTACTCACCTTTGTCAGTTTGGAATATCTCTTGTAAAGTTGCAAATATCACATGAAGTACCATGAGATACACCAGCCATGTGACAACTTTGAAGTATAATACAGTACTTGTTGTTATGAATACATTGATGAGAATTAAGATTTCATCTGccaaagaaaacataaaaatagcTGAAGATGTCAGGACATAGTGAGACTGGAATATCACTCCTGACAGATTTTTCTGGAAAGCCacttttccaatttttattcaaatttcatttctgGGCAGTGATGTCTAATTCATGTTGCGCTAAAACACTACATTTTAAACGACAATAGGTATAACATTTTATACAGTGTTCTCTATTTTTGTTCTATAAAACGTTTTCTTTCCTTTCCCATgcagtattttgaaatacagtgCATTAACATTGCCAACACAATGTATTATGTATGATATGTGATGTCATTGTTGACTCATGAATTCAAGTCTTGACCAAAATTTGTCATCAATGACATTCCATATAACACACATACAGgattgtaacattattttaatagtaaagaaaaagaaaatgtatttcacagggggaaaaaatggaaaacacatcaaaagctATAGGTAAAGTCAAATAACAAGACAATTACAACTTACACTGTGTAGTTTATCATACTTTGATTTACAAACCTAATCATGGAAACAAAATGActtttgaaattctaaagtaCAGTATACTAATAAATTGTAACTATAATGTACGATACAGTGTTTTATTTGACTCACAAAGTGGTGTTGAAATGTCAAGAATTCAAATTTGTCGACATAAATTGTAGGTCAGTACGTCATTACCTTATCATTGATGACTGAATTTTCATACAGACTAGAATTCACAAgtcaacagaaatattgcattttgtaCAAGAGACACTGTGAAGGTAAAACTACTGTGAATTTCAACACACTGCACTACACAGAGAAGATATAAAACAATTGCTGACGTCTGGAAGttcaaaatatattatcaaaaGAAACGGTT is a window encoding:
- the LOC139142623 gene encoding uncharacterized protein; protein product: MIAVGSDALIYDVVFLIFLVTLTTIYQDEILILINVFITTSTVLYFKVVTWLVYLMVLHVIFATLQEIFQTDKGKTSEMNEETVMNNSESEAKDKLMILPHLLKNVVVDMYNALWDSGADDNSTHQEQCGNTGDQSDNERLKPQNIFARLDNFILKSPSSVDTDQWMRQGCFSDDAFSGGTHDTEKLSDENQIDHNAVSNYTANFLSKSVVRSNHGNQFKDATGSDENIGNDVIDVSMTNDTVYKTVTHGYQENTVVCTNDDTEIFEERVESTSLEYLGDIYEETVSYQECMESGCDGNLEIDEESLAIYDQDDHQGDMYSTDEELYNDDTGEVHEERLVVGSSKQFIDVDIDGIGSAAIYLEDTDSDELYEDNMKDISPGNISEISEDDGLYENDEAGDYESDEQSDTLLQNGGYIDTLDNIDENQDRLISDEVLTVSKESGMYCDGYGGEVLEESLVVGFEDQNGIYEDEVLEESVVVGFEDRNEYEDDVERFHEDSTDDDVIHDNGLIEIHGEGASEIHGERIHGDTIHANSISGIHGNDVNGIHGNGVSGIGIFARQQDGIYTGNLEDIYEDSEGETIEENGGDVNNTEDGQNHSESVQGIQGKQSPDNVGDHIGTICEENINEILRVEDVTLNFEGRDCDGNENFEENVYEKQADNICVTIDSSKGRIVTDNDIKNVKYQKNRNARGMYRRMLSKDDTAINSVETQILSRSLPNLHIQDGYTCPASDRDELNHTFPQMFRTKMWGQFRKKRVYGKFKINKRQQRVALDDELETQSLF